A window of Enterobacter ludwigii genomic DNA:
TTAAGAGGTGCGCAATGAGTGCAACAGCATCGACAGCGCCACAAAATAAATCACTCGAGTGGATGAACCGCCTTCGCGCGAATCCTAAAATCCCGTTGATCGTGGCAGGCGCTGCCGCAATTGCGATCCTTGTAGCGATGGTCCTGTGGGCGAAAAGCCCTGATTACCGGACGCTCTACAGTAACCTTTCCGATCAGGATGGCGGTGCCATCGTCACCCAGCTTACCCAGATGAACATCCCTTATCGCTTTGCCGATAACGGGGGGGCGCTTGAGGTTCCTGCGGATAAGGTGCACGAACTGCGTCTGCGTCTGGCGCAGCAGGGGCTGCCGAAGGGCGGCGCGGTCGGTTTTGAACTGCTGGATCAGGAAAAATTCGGTATCAGCCAGTTCAGCGAGCAGGTGAACTACCAGCGTGCCCTGGAAGGCGAACTGGCTCGTACCATTGAAACGTTAGGCCCGGTGAAAAGTGCCCGAGTGCACCTGGCGATGCCTAAACCTTCCTTATTTGTCCGCGAACAGAAATCCCCTTCCGCCTCCGTGACCGTGAATCTCGAACCTGGCCGCGCGCTGGATGAAGGGCAAATTAGCGCTGTGACGCATCTCGTCTCCAGCGCTGTCGCCGGTCTGCCGCCGGGTAACGTGACGCTGGTCGACCAGAGTGGTCATCTGCTGACGCAATCCAATACCGCCGGTCGCGATCTGAATGACGCGCAGCTGAAATATGCCGCCGATGTAGAAAACCGTCTCCAGCGTCGTATTGAAGCGATCCTCGGCCCGGTCGTGGGTAACAGTAACGTGCACGCGCAGGTTACCGCGCAGATTGACTTCGCTAATAAAGAACAAACTGAAGAACAGTACAGCCCGAACGGTGATGCCGCTCAGGCGGTGATGCGTTCTCGCCAGATTAACTCCAGCGAACAGTCTGGTGGTGCGTACCCTGGCGGTGTTCCTGGTGCGCTGTCTAACCAGCCTGCCCCTGCTAACGCAGCACCTATTTCTACACCTCCGGCAAACCAGCAGAACGGTCAGCAAAATAACCAGCAGACTACGTCAACGGCCAATAATGCCGGTCCGCATACCAGCAGTCGTAACGAAACCACGAACTACGAAGTGGATCGGACGATTCGCCACACTAAACTGAACGTGGGCGATATTCAGCGTCTTTCTGTTGCGGTAGTGGTGAACTACAAGACGCTTCCAAATGGCAAACCGCTGGCGCTGACAGCCGAGCAGATGAAGCAGATTGAAAACCTGACCCGTGAAGCAATGGGTTACTCCGAGAAGCGTGGCGATAGCCTCAACGTGGTGAACTCACCGTTCAACGCGGTGGATGAGACCGGCGGTGAACTGCCGTTCTGGCAACAGCAGGCGTTTATCGATCAGCTGATGTCCGCGGGACGCTGGCTGCTGGTGCTGATTGTCGCGTGGCTGCTGTGGCGTAAAGGCGTTCGTCCGCAGCTCCAGCGTCGAGCTGAAGCCGAGAAAGCCGCTCGCGAACAGATGAGCGCGCGTCAGGAAGTGGAAGAAGCGGTTGAAGTACGCCTCAGCAAAGATGA
This region includes:
- the fliF gene encoding flagellar M-ring protein FliF encodes the protein MSATASTAPQNKSLEWMNRLRANPKIPLIVAGAAAIAILVAMVLWAKSPDYRTLYSNLSDQDGGAIVTQLTQMNIPYRFADNGGALEVPADKVHELRLRLAQQGLPKGGAVGFELLDQEKFGISQFSEQVNYQRALEGELARTIETLGPVKSARVHLAMPKPSLFVREQKSPSASVTVNLEPGRALDEGQISAVTHLVSSAVAGLPPGNVTLVDQSGHLLTQSNTAGRDLNDAQLKYAADVENRLQRRIEAILGPVVGNSNVHAQVTAQIDFANKEQTEEQYSPNGDAAQAVMRSRQINSSEQSGGAYPGGVPGALSNQPAPANAAPISTPPANQQNGQQNNQQTTSTANNAGPHTSSRNETTNYEVDRTIRHTKLNVGDIQRLSVAVVVNYKTLPNGKPLALTAEQMKQIENLTREAMGYSEKRGDSLNVVNSPFNAVDETGGELPFWQQQAFIDQLMSAGRWLLVLIVAWLLWRKGVRPQLQRRAEAEKAAREQMSARQEVEEAVEVRLSKDEQMQQRRANQRMGAEVMSQRIREMSDNDPRVVALVIRQWMGNEHE